The genomic stretch TTCCACTATTTATGTAGATGCATACGATCAGATTAGCTAGAGCAATGCCAATAATATCTCTCTTAGTGGCAATATCAAGTCTTGAAACTGAGGTGCTGTCCATTTCAGAAGCCATGGATCTTGGATCCTTGACACATTTGCCATTGATGGTAGCAAACAGGCTACGTCCAGAAGCAATACTGAAAAGttcctataaaagaaggggaaaaagtaTGAGGAATAAAGCATTCAAGTAGCAGATATTAGTGAATCACAGGAAATACCTTCGGCCTTAGGTTAAGTTTTTGACATGGAAACCATGCAAGGATGGATACTAACAAAGCGAAAAAGATATCAGAGGTTCGTCACTTAAGGTAGATGGTGAAGAATAATCAAAGAAGAAATATTTACAGACTAAAGAGAGTAGGTCTCTCAAAAGCTGGTATCCGTACCAgatgaagaaagaaatcaaaataAAGTTTTGGGCCCTAAAGCTTGTTAGTTCCTCATGTAGAAAGAAACAGCCAAATGAGTGAACAACTGAAACAAATGAGTGCCATGTATTTTCTTTACTACGAGCATACAATCTCAGCTACCTTCAAATAAGGGAAGTATAAATTTGGTTGTCTTCAAATATACAAAAAGAGAAAAACGCACCGCTGAATTTCCTGATTGTGGCCAAATCAGAAAATCTTCCCCAACCTTAGAGCCCACAATGTTAACACCAAGCCTTTGACATACTTCAACATATATAACACTGAACATTATGTCTGTTGAAACAAGAAGATTCCTAGTCAGGTATGAGCTGGAAAAACATTTTCTATAATATTGAAGGTTGGAGTGAATGCTAGAAAAGACTTACTGCTCCCGCATCCAGTGCTAAGGACCGTATGCAAGTATGAGAATTTTGAATCTACTAGTACAGGAAATCTTTTGAAACTTCTTGATTCAAAGAGAACAAAATTAACAGCCTCCAAGATTTCAAGCAGATGGCAACCTATGTCTCTGGAAATTAACTCTGCTTCAACTTGTTTTGCTATCACATCCAACTCATTTAACCACCCAGATATGCTCTTTCCAGCTAAGGACATATCTTCCACACAATCGACTTCTAATTGACCACTAAATTGATCAGTTGCAACTTCCCTTTCATTCCGCACTGACTGTGCATCCATGTCATGATTCAGTGACATGAAAGCTTCATCTTCAGCAGCAACAAGTAACAAAGCCTATAACAAGACATGAGTCAATATTCACAGATGATCATTACTTTGTATGTTATACAACTGGTAGAATGCAATTATACTGGAAAAGAGATATTTTGCCAGTGTATCACACTGTGATCACAAAAAAGATGCACGCTTCCACCTGACTAATAAGAGCAGCTGTTTTAAGCATAGCTGAAGAAAAGATAAATATTTATGGCAGTATATTCtgttggggttacaaggttgtaaacatagccccacattgaaaacacatgagaaagatcatgagtttataagagaaagatatctccattggcataaggccttttgggtagagcccaagaggaaaaccatgagggcttacgtccaaaatagataatatcatgtcattgtggagatatttaaattcttttcgatccaacaattggtatcagagcccggactgttaAAAGGTTTAACCcctgactgtgcacaagagctatggtctgattgagccatgtgggtacaatattgacctcgaacaaagaaagtgagggttcctatgttcggatcaagaggaccagacaccaggcaggaagtcttagttgcggctaggcaaggaaatcctagtaggtcgagtggaccgaggggcaggaagacctggtaggtcgaggatcggacgtgggaagcctgtggtcctttgtttgagggggggattgttggggttgcaaggttgtaaacatagtcccacattgaaaacacatgagaaagattatgagtttataagagaaagatatctccattggcatgaagtcttttgggtagagcccaagagcaaaaccatgagggcttaggctcaaagtgaacaatatcatgcaattgtggagatatctaaattcttttcgatccaacatattCCATCATAGATGGTAGATAATTTAAAGGTTTTAGGCAATTTAGTTTTATGTGCTGATGTAAGGAACAGaagatttccaaaaaaaaattcccACATATGCAGCAGGCTTTTAACTGTTAATGTAATTAAGATTgagatttctttttccttttaccTTCTGATAAATTGTGATGATATGAAACTACTTCTTGACCAATGTTTCTGTATTTGATTGGGGAGCTGTCATGAGAGGAGTTACGTATCTAGGATGTGTTGTGGTCCTTTAGGTATGTTGTGCTGGGATCACTAAATGCTCTTTGTGTTTTTCTTCACATGACAGGATGAGTAATGTACCTCTATGAAGTAACGCCAAATATAGGTGAGATAAAATTCTAAGTCATAGTTCTGATGAATATGTAAATTCTCAAAAGCATCAATTAGTTAGAATTAAAATATAAGAACTATGTTGTTGGTATTCAAGAATAAAGGGTTTGCTCTGACATGAAGCCTAGCTTAAGGAAATTTTAGCACCATAATCTAGGATATAtctccacacacacacacacacactaagAATATTGAGATGGCTAAACTGAAAATTGTGCTATTTTATTAGTCTTAAGAGCAACCATATATGAAATGTTTAAATATTAACAAATTTACAAGATTTCAAAACTATTCTAGAAGCTAGAAACAATATCTTACTTGTTGGGCAAGCTGCCTCCAGTCCTAAATAGCAAATACAAAAATAGTAGGCCGGGTAAAGAAATGCAAGATATGAATTCAATCAACATGTCAGCAATCTTTTTTtatagaataaaaaataatatatttggtgtaattttatagttggGCATACACAAGGAAGTCTAGGATAATTGTCATCATGTGGATAAATATGAACATAATAAATTGCACAAATTGAGCATAGTACAGAATATTCTTCTGGGTGCCATAAAACAAACGAGAAAAAAACTAATTGCATCTACCAACTTTGAAACATCATTGCCAATCTGGGACCCAACTCGCTCCATGCTCTTTATGTTCAAGGAGTAAGATTATTATTGCCCCTAGGGCTTGGCGTGATGGTAATTGTATGGATGAGTTTCCATAGCAATGAGGGTTCGATTCCCACGCAGCGCAAATAAATGCCTGCGGTCCTCGAACCACTCTAGGTGCTGGGCCATCATCTCCCGTGGCCCATCTGTGCATACACATTAGAACGGCACAGCCGCTGCAATTCATAAACGAGGTGAAGGAAAACAGACCTTGATGTTGGGATCGGGCAGGGAATCCCGCTTCATGGTGGGGGAAGCCACGGACGGGGGAGGACTCCCCACGTGCCTCGTCTTCTTCCCATTCCCGAGTCGGCGATCAAACCCAAACCTGATCGCAACAACAAATGGTGGGTGTGTCGGGTAGCAGCTAGCATAACCCTCTCGTTCTCTCTCGCTCACTCATCTACTTATAATCTTCCCCTCGTTACATCCACTCTATCAGTACCACACACCCATTGTTCCTCGCTCGATCTCTCTTTGAATCAAAGCAATTGCTAACCCTAGAAAGCTGAAGAGAGCAAAGCAAGAATGAGGGTTCGAGGAGGCAAAAGAGGTGTCTCGCACCTGAGATTAGGATAGAACGGCAACCGGCCGTCACGGCGATGCGCGGCGTCGAAGGGGAAGGATAGAACTCGGGCACCGAGGAAGGATGCCATGGATGGCTGAATACCGCGGATCGCGGAGCTCAATTTGCGATCGCCGgcgagaagaggaagatgaaggagaGCGGCACTGCTGCAGCCTGCAGTGGTGGCGATCGCTCCTGCTCTATTTATTGACTCCCAATCCAAGTGGGTGGGTCCGGAAAGGAGACCAGTGGGTGGAGAACGCGAGTGCGTTGCGTGCGCGTCAGGATAAGAGAGCCGGCATTATGTGAATTTTATAACGCACAATTTACAATAGCCCACccattttaattgatttttacCAACCCACGCCTGATTTACCCAATCGAGacctttatgttttttatttcacACACTGCTGGGACGGACAATTTATCATAAAACTCTAATCTAATTGGTTTTTATAAATTCCTACCTTTTACTTTAAAAAaacagaaaattaaaaaattgactttgttttttaaataatacGATGTCCAAGCCGATTAATCCATGAAATGATCGgtctaattttattaaattttttattaatcaacaagataaattaaaaagaagaTATATTTAAGCAGCTAATATTCTTAGTATGATTGTTCCACgagaaaaaatttctacagtTAATTGGAATTTAAACTTCAAATGTCTGATTAAGACCTTTATTGTATCATAGCCCATGGCAAAAATTGACCTTTCATTCCTATCATTACgtctctttttcaaaatttattattaatactTAACAAACCGTCCGGGTTAATCATGTAAGGAACTATAACATTAAACATGTCAAAAAACGGAGTAAAAAAATAAGTTCCTATCTagaagatccatacaaagaaaatcatatactaagttctGTTAAAAGATATATACCTTTGCTACGTGTCATTTATAATCTCGACAATAATATTTCTTTAGGATatagatctcagcgcgatcaacacGTTTGTGcttctacggtatccacatgaacacgttCTCTGtccgtctcacgaactcacgaAATGGAGAAAGAAGCAACCAAagattgtgctagcaacctcttgttgaagtttcggccaagagtggAAGAATAAGAAGAGCAAAAATCAAGAAGATCACATCACTCAAAAGGTCAATTCATCTATATAAGatgacttcacaaaagggttactttaccaaataggttacttcaccaaaagaTTACTTTACCAAAAAAGATTACTTCATCAAAAAAATGTTACTTCATCAAAAGGTTATttttacaaatgacttttgtattcatccaatgaatacaaaaacgtttttgtctcttgatcttccttttgattaacgatagtatattaatctctattaatatccattaatcttaatgggttgtatttagaatattggattaaccattaacccaataagtcattaacccaataaatcaatgagtctaacccattactcaataagtctaatccgaattcatttgagtctaactcaatgtatataattcggattaaacttaacctcataatccatctctaaatcaacatgttctttgtgtgtgactcaataggctctcgtaacgttggcaatgtatctaacaCCATTttatatacataagcaatgagtgtcatctagcaatgcatcattgctacctaagtgacaagaatgtcgagatccgacctaacctttttgtgtttattatcttgtatgactcaaaccttctattcttgatatctagattgattaatgaggcatagaacgtgttatcctcttatcaatttttgtgtttcttgatctctaagtagacacactcaatcaaataagctcaatattgcatattaactcatttgagtatggtcatgcattcttgtgtcttactaatcaagggacccacagatatcacttccattaTACGGAAGGAATAGAtctcttctacatcactcacatccctccgcataacttattgcatacccagtaatcgactttatagtccaccttgttacaggtgatgtttgctGATACTAAAAtacacaacttcttatgtagggaatcgtagtgacttcaggtctaaagattattcataccaatagtcacataagaatacttatggcactcatataacgatccatgaaacattctcatagcgggtcattcagtatatattctctaatatatacccatgtgtcaacctgatatttcatatccatgacttgtgagattaagtcatccattgacctatatgctagtctcaacgcattaatattgtccttgcatattaatgcttaactaggaatagttaagagtagtgttctatgtatatctataatatctcactatcaattcaaccaattaatatgttgtagattagaacctcctactctaggacattattatacttattcatttggcacggaattgaaataaatacaataaccaactttgccttttattaataatggaatataatacaaaaggagccctttacaatcatctcataattgatactagagctaatactaacaaatCACTTGCTCATCTCTCTTACATGGGCTAATGTGGCGTCCGTTTACAGGGCAGCTCTATTTAGCTGCCTCCAACTCTGCTCGAGCATAATGACTTTCTTAATTATATAGAGGAATTCTTACTGAGTTAAGTGTTGGACCGCGTTTGCCGGCTAGAAGGGTGGTTGAATAGTCCtaaaaaacacaaacacaaagtACTCTTCTCGgactttttaaaataatacttgcatataattaaagaaagaaagcaataaactaaaagaagaggctcacaaacttgacttggttacaaccggggaggttgttaatccaaggaatgaatcgcacactaaaaagatctccttcaggcggagaagcctcttacagcagtgaaagcgcaaaaaaGATAAGTTAAACTAGAAATGGgagctcacaagtgttgtattgctaATTCTTGTTGTGTTgttaagcttctggactaaggctgtatttatagccttggtcggggcacctggagggTTCCAGGCACTTGGGAGTGGgaaaaaattttatccccttcgcaacggatcgcggtcaaatgcgatctggtcaaaatcaagttccgggcgcccggatggtctgggcgctcggaatgggTCCAAGCCCTCTGCTCCTGTGCTGCTTGCCTCGGTTCGGGTCTTtctctctagctccgctcgcttgggtgatttcaaccaaccgaaataaggctcacccgaacccaatttcggtctTTTCAAGCAACCTTCCGCTGCGGCTTCTCGTCCCCCAGAaacgtcgcgtgcttccttcttctCCGCCCGCGTACTTTTCCGCAACACCTCATTCCTCGAACGTACTGAGCCCATCGacactctcccgtgccgtccttctcgctagctgcgtcttttggtccactccctgtgctcctaagctcctgcacacttagacacaaggttaaaacaccacatgacctaacttaacttgttaatcacatcaaaataaccttggggttccaacaatcttcccttttttgatgtgagcaacctaagttaagctagggtaaataagcataaaagtaaaacaaataatattacaataaagtgcaaaaaaataaaaaattgtaatcgatctatctccccctagacttaacattttccttctccccctttgatcacataaaaaatgggatatCAAgagaaaatctaagggtaataattttgaaaaacttgaaaaaaaaaaaatctccccctttgtaataattttcaaagaaaaaatttctaagtaaaagtatttaacaaatatttttgagaaacttttctaagtttttgcaagcaaa from Zingiber officinale cultivar Zhangliang chromosome 5B, Zo_v1.1, whole genome shotgun sequence encodes the following:
- the LOC121984621 gene encoding uncharacterized protein LOC121984621 isoform X1, producing the protein MASFLGARVLSFPFDAAHRRDGRLPFYPNLRFGFDRRLGNGKKTRHVGSPPPSVASPTMKRDSLPDPNIKALLLVAAEDEAFMSLNHDMDAQSVRNEREVATDQFSGQLEVDCVEDMSLAGKSISGWLNELDVIAKQVEAELISRDIGCHLLEILEAVNFVLFESRSFKRFPVLVDSKFSYLHTVLSTGCGSNIMFSVIYVEVCQRLGVNIVGSKVGEDFLIWPQSGNSAELFSIASGRSLFATINGKCVKDPRSMASEMDSTSVSRLDIATKRDIIGIALANLIRFYWKRASKANHGLMLTSPLKPIYPGNDKAGMGGILNIPLLRPQDLRLAIMASERLLILQPGNWTLRRDHGMLLYYSRRYAEAVQELSICMAFAPEEEAEILEPFVEKLHLLRLLSSWECLDQFGSVPIS
- the LOC121984621 gene encoding uncharacterized protein LOC121984621 isoform X2 codes for the protein MSLNHDMDAQSVRNEREVATDQFSGQLEVDCVEDMSLAGKSISGWLNELDVIAKQVEAELISRDIGCHLLEILEAVNFVLFESRSFKRFPVLVDSKFSYLHTVLSTGCGSNIMFSVIYVEVCQRLGVNIVGSKVGEDFLIWPQSGNSAELFSIASGRSLFATINGKCVKDPRSMASEMDSTSVSRLDIATKRDIIGIALANLIRFYWKRASKANHGLMLTSPLKPIYPGNDKAGMGGILNIPLLRPQDLRLAIMASERLLILQPGNWTLRRDHGMLLYYSRRYAEAVQELSICMAFAPEEEAEILEPFVEKLHLLRLLSSWECLDQFGSVPIS